A window of Candidatus Hydrogenedentota bacterium contains these coding sequences:
- a CDS encoding sigma-70 family RNA polymerase sigma factor: MNLKKMRRQSRREYSYDPHILARKFQKSGLWEESEEEIEAALKAARERDLLLNWVRREMRRRLTKKERRYLEARYLSNQSVAALAQRYDVHLSTVYRTIRSAIRKLKQAAQESNSDTPEDALVVEVIKRKYL; encoded by the coding sequence ATGAACTTGAAAAAGATGCGCCGCCAATCACGTCGGGAATACAGCTATGACCCGCATATACTTGCGCGTAAATTCCAAAAAAGCGGGTTGTGGGAAGAAAGCGAGGAAGAAATTGAAGCGGCCCTTAAAGCAGCGCGCGAACGCGACCTGCTCCTAAATTGGGTTCGCCGTGAAATGCGGCGGCGTCTCACGAAAAAAGAACGCCGTTATTTAGAGGCGCGTTATCTTAGTAACCAGTCTGTAGCGGCCTTGGCGCAACGGTACGACGTCCATCTCTCCACAGTATACCGCACGATCCGTAGTGCTATCCGCAAATTAAAACAAGCAGCACAAGAAAGCAATTCGGACACACCGGAAGATGCACTCGTGGTTGAGGTCATCAAAAGGAAATACCTCTAA
- a CDS encoding AAA family ATPase, whose translation MTATQQRNEHEKAIRLVNYLLKLATLRTKLIRNITDYQKVLWISKVPRERGCFTQAWGSDEEHEADEWLEVQNRREPEPPPIPAQCKDWANNPSLRNKNDRPQLNSEITRQIPNPNWYEGSDQPETVPRTERLENQPEIQQAWDRYVRDKWLPWTEEHNAWEKVNNVYSTLFAIHQEQLRLGEEYELVIGLGLLSWQTPTGHHVRRHLIVADAVLEFEARLGKFTVRPHTDGARLRPELDMLDIEEQPARAEETAKDSLTQAEDNPWEKDCIEGVLQALVHSINSQGDYDDSLEAKGIRATKKPIVEYAPALILRKRSSKGLTETLKRIKEQIEDGEPIPSEFADLAGIGPKNDREPRVDPKERNAAFDGEIFFPKPSNEEQRRIVDKIRATNGLLVQGPPGTGKSHTIANLICHLHATGQRTLITAKTPRALQVLQGLLPVELRPLCINLLGSGLEERSSLESSVGGILRENQDWNENNAKQKREELEDHLQKLRSEKEKVNRRLRAIRESEILSHSIAEGTYRGTAARIAEAVNRDQADYEWFTDSVPLNKTCQIDASNLRNVIEALRHFTPDKRRELKLSLPEGLPPSDHFANLVKNEAKAIEEEQSAAREADERLADLLAKANSRFIEASLNAFSSFRDMRRRLLAAPHSWMNDALRDVLGGDSSLWHELLRFTRDVIASIEELVATADESRVEFPDTTDIISLHDDARKLKEHMENGGKLGRGWFRPKLVKERLYVIKTVKIDGRQCSSVEHFTNLADAMHVRIECEKAWSFWKGRSEKVEGPYALQLTALKSLRDGLENTVALEKLIAKCREAISQCPGMGEPIWADESKIESIVSSCRLALARIGKRLASEKIQGVEAPISRIADKDGAHPLTNELLHAIQNRNMDGFAQCANKIRVLEKERKHLQQVHKYLSRLRRLLPQFTKSIEQTYNELNWEERIQHINDAWHWGQARYWIEEYIRKEDVQALTKCAKQIEDEIHGIIAKLASLHAWSFCFSRLKEDHRRHMEAWRQSMRRLGKGTGKYAPRHRREAQGHLDECREAVPAWVMPLHRVWDTVSPAPGMFDVIIVDEASQCGVEALPLLYLGKKILIVGDDKQISPDAVGLSRDSVHRLMEEFLHDFQYKSSFDVESSLFDHGKLLYGTQRITLREHFRCMPEIIRFSNDLCYSDTPLIPLRQYGPDRLPPLEHVFISGGYREGSNNLTINRPEAEAILDRIMAICHDSRYNDKTMGVVILQGNAQAGLIEKLLLERLGAEEIERRRLICGNPYSFQGDERDIMFLSLVAASNKRIGPLTKPADERRFNVAASRARDMMILFHSVTCDDLSATCLRRQLLEFFENTKPQQIAGIERDELERRAVQDNRSVVKPPAPFESWFEVDVALELLRKNFNVLSQHEVAGKRIDLVVEGGQARLAVECDGDNWHGADRYEADMQRQRQLERCGWEFFRVRESAFYSNKKNALVGLWQTLRDRRIFPRSLSRNSSPDDDWQEEDSDELCDDIVEEDDDVCDEEDDDVCDDEGDDVCDDEDCSSGDSDNGCSPPGRRAEEIAPAEIQEAILSALSKCPNQSCTLHSLTSRVLKEVRVLTRGNPRIEFEKRVMRSLTGLEKRGIVERYRAKNKRVRLV comes from the coding sequence ATGACCGCTACACAACAACGCAACGAGCATGAAAAGGCTATTCGGCTTGTTAACTATCTACTGAAGCTCGCAACTCTGCGCACGAAGCTGATCCGTAATATTACTGACTATCAGAAGGTGCTTTGGATTTCGAAAGTTCCCCGTGAGCGGGGGTGTTTCACGCAAGCATGGGGAAGTGACGAAGAACACGAAGCGGATGAATGGCTAGAAGTACAAAACCGGCGCGAGCCGGAACCTCCCCCCATTCCCGCTCAGTGCAAGGACTGGGCGAACAATCCATCGCTTAGAAATAAGAATGACCGGCCCCAACTCAACTCGGAAATCACCCGGCAAATCCCAAATCCCAATTGGTACGAAGGTTCGGACCAGCCGGAGACCGTCCCGCGCACTGAACGTCTTGAGAACCAACCTGAGATTCAACAGGCATGGGATCGGTATGTCAGAGACAAGTGGTTGCCTTGGACGGAAGAGCATAATGCGTGGGAGAAAGTAAACAATGTCTATTCCACGCTCTTCGCCATCCATCAGGAACAACTTCGGCTTGGCGAAGAATATGAACTCGTGATTGGTCTGGGTTTGCTGTCCTGGCAAACACCCACCGGGCATCACGTCCGGCGTCATCTGATTGTCGCCGACGCCGTTCTTGAATTTGAAGCACGCTTAGGGAAGTTCACAGTTCGCCCCCACACCGATGGGGCCAGGTTGCGGCCTGAACTTGACATGCTGGACATCGAAGAGCAACCGGCGCGCGCAGAGGAAACCGCAAAGGACTCACTAACCCAAGCCGAAGATAATCCGTGGGAAAAAGACTGTATCGAAGGTGTCCTTCAGGCCTTGGTTCATTCGATCAACTCGCAAGGCGATTATGATGACTCGCTGGAAGCGAAAGGGATCCGCGCCACGAAGAAGCCTATCGTGGAATATGCTCCAGCCTTGATCTTACGCAAGCGTTCCTCCAAAGGCCTTACCGAAACCTTGAAACGGATCAAGGAACAGATCGAAGACGGCGAACCCATCCCCAGCGAATTTGCGGACCTCGCGGGAATCGGTCCGAAGAATGATCGCGAACCAAGGGTTGATCCGAAAGAGAGAAACGCTGCATTCGATGGTGAGATTTTCTTTCCCAAACCATCGAATGAGGAACAACGCCGTATTGTGGACAAGATTCGAGCAACAAATGGCCTGCTTGTGCAAGGCCCGCCTGGGACTGGGAAATCCCATACCATCGCCAATCTGATTTGCCATCTGCATGCCACGGGACAGCGAACGCTCATCACGGCTAAGACTCCGCGCGCACTTCAAGTACTTCAAGGTCTTTTACCTGTTGAATTGCGGCCCCTCTGCATCAATCTGCTTGGCAGCGGACTTGAGGAACGTAGCTCACTCGAATCGAGTGTGGGTGGCATTCTTCGCGAGAATCAAGATTGGAACGAAAACAACGCCAAGCAAAAGCGCGAGGAACTTGAAGATCACTTACAGAAACTCCGCAGTGAGAAAGAGAAGGTCAACCGGCGGCTTCGTGCTATTCGGGAGTCTGAAATACTTTCTCATTCCATTGCGGAAGGAACCTATCGGGGGACGGCGGCCAGAATCGCCGAAGCTGTGAATCGAGATCAAGCCGACTACGAATGGTTCACGGATTCCGTTCCTTTGAACAAGACTTGCCAGATTGATGCAAGCAATTTACGAAATGTCATTGAGGCCCTGCGCCACTTCACACCGGACAAGCGCCGGGAACTTAAACTCTCATTGCCCGAAGGGTTGCCGCCTTCTGACCACTTCGCCAATCTCGTGAAGAATGAGGCAAAGGCGATTGAAGAAGAACAAAGCGCGGCGCGTGAGGCTGACGAACGCCTTGCCGATCTGTTGGCAAAAGCCAATTCTCGGTTCATTGAGGCAAGTCTTAACGCGTTCTCTTCTTTCCGGGACATGCGCAGAAGACTTCTCGCAGCACCGCATTCATGGATGAATGATGCTTTGCGCGATGTTCTGGGCGGCGACTCGTCTCTTTGGCATGAACTCCTGCGATTCACGCGCGATGTTATTGCATCCATTGAAGAACTCGTTGCGACCGCTGACGAGTCCCGAGTCGAATTCCCCGATACCACTGATATCATATCGTTGCATGACGACGCCCGTAAATTGAAAGAGCACATGGAGAATGGCGGGAAACTGGGCCGGGGGTGGTTTCGGCCTAAACTCGTGAAAGAGCGGCTGTATGTTATCAAGACTGTGAAGATTGACGGTCGTCAGTGCTCCTCTGTCGAGCATTTCACAAATCTTGCCGATGCGATGCACGTTCGTATTGAATGCGAAAAAGCATGGAGTTTTTGGAAAGGGCGGAGTGAAAAGGTTGAAGGGCCATATGCTCTCCAATTAACCGCCCTGAAGTCGTTGCGCGATGGGCTCGAAAACACCGTGGCATTAGAAAAGCTTATTGCCAAGTGCCGGGAAGCGATAAGCCAATGTCCGGGTATGGGCGAGCCTATATGGGCCGACGAATCCAAAATTGAGAGCATCGTTTCCTCGTGCCGCCTTGCATTGGCCCGTATCGGCAAGCGGCTTGCCAGCGAGAAAATCCAAGGCGTTGAAGCTCCCATTTCTCGTATAGCCGACAAGGACGGTGCGCATCCGTTGACAAATGAATTGCTGCACGCTATTCAGAATCGCAACATGGATGGGTTCGCTCAGTGCGCGAATAAGATTCGGGTTCTGGAGAAGGAACGCAAGCACCTTCAGCAGGTACACAAATATCTCTCAAGACTACGACGCTTGCTTCCGCAGTTCACGAAATCCATAGAGCAAACCTACAATGAGCTAAATTGGGAGGAGCGAATTCAACACATTAACGACGCTTGGCATTGGGGGCAGGCGCGCTACTGGATCGAGGAATACATTCGAAAGGAAGATGTTCAGGCGCTCACCAAGTGCGCCAAACAAATCGAGGATGAGATACACGGCATCATTGCGAAGTTGGCTTCTCTTCACGCTTGGTCGTTCTGCTTCTCACGGCTAAAAGAAGACCATCGCCGCCACATGGAAGCCTGGCGGCAGTCCATGCGCCGGCTTGGCAAGGGGACAGGGAAGTATGCGCCGCGCCATCGTCGTGAAGCACAAGGGCACCTCGACGAATGTCGCGAGGCGGTTCCCGCATGGGTGATGCCCCTGCATCGCGTTTGGGACACTGTGTCTCCCGCCCCAGGCATGTTCGATGTAATTATCGTTGATGAGGCTTCGCAATGCGGCGTCGAGGCGCTTCCCTTGCTCTATCTCGGGAAGAAGATATTGATTGTTGGCGATGACAAGCAGATAAGCCCGGATGCCGTGGGTTTGTCCCGTGACTCGGTGCATCGCTTAATGGAAGAGTTCCTTCATGATTTCCAATACAAGTCATCGTTCGATGTTGAGAGCAGCCTGTTCGACCACGGGAAACTCCTCTACGGAACTCAGCGGATCACGCTACGCGAGCACTTTCGTTGCATGCCGGAAATCATCCGTTTCAGCAACGATCTTTGCTATTCGGATACGCCGCTCATTCCTTTGAGACAGTATGGCCCGGACCGCTTGCCGCCGCTAGAGCACGTCTTTATAAGCGGCGGATATCGCGAAGGCTCAAACAACCTGACAATTAACCGGCCGGAAGCCGAAGCCATCCTCGATAGGATCATGGCGATCTGCCATGACAGCCGGTACAATGACAAAACGATGGGTGTGGTGATACTTCAAGGTAATGCGCAAGCAGGCTTAATTGAGAAACTATTGCTTGAACGCCTGGGGGCTGAGGAAATTGAACGGCGACGCCTGATCTGTGGCAATCCCTACAGTTTTCAGGGTGACGAGCGCGACATCATGTTCTTGTCGCTTGTCGCGGCAAGCAACAAAAGAATCGGCCCTCTCACAAAGCCGGCGGACGAGAGGCGCTTCAATGTCGCTGCTAGCCGCGCCCGCGATATGATGATTCTTTTCCATTCCGTCACTTGCGACGATCTTAGCGCAACTTGTCTTCGGCGACAGTTGCTCGAATTTTTCGAGAACACAAAGCCGCAACAGATTGCCGGCATCGAACGGGATGAACTGGAACGGCGGGCAGTCCAAGACAATCGGAGTGTTGTTAAACCTCCCGCGCCATTTGAAAGCTGGTTCGAGGTAGATGTTGCCTTGGAACTGCTTCGCAAGAATTTTAATGTGCTTTCCCAGCATGAAGTCGCGGGCAAACGAATTGACCTCGTGGTTGAAGGCGGACAGGCGCGGCTGGCAGTTGAATGCGACGGTGACAATTGGCACGGCGCAGACCGTTACGAAGCGGACATGCAACGCCAACGCCAACTGGAGCGATGCGGTTGGGAATTCTTTCGAGTCAGAGAGTCGGCCTTTTACTCTAACAAGAAGAACGCGCTCGTCGGACTCTGGCAAACACTGCGGGACCGGCGCATCTTTCCACGATCACTAAGTAGGAATTCGTCTCCCGATGACGATTGGCAGGAAGAGGATTCCGATGAGCTTTGCGATGATATTGTCGAAGAAGATGATGACGTTTGTGACGAAGAAGATGATGACGTTTGTGACGATGAAGGTGATGACGTTTGTGACGATGAAGACTGCTCATCCGGCGATTCAGATAATGGCTGCAGTCCACCAGGCCGACGCGCTGAGGAAATAGCCCCGGCGGAAATTCAGGAGGCTATCCTTTCTGCTTTATCGAAGTGTCCGAATCAATCATGTACATTGCATTCCTTAACCTCTCGCGTGCTCAAGGAAGTGCGCGTATTGACGCGCGGGAATCCTCGGATCGAGTTCGAAAAACGCGTAATGCGCAGCTTGACTGGTCTCGAAAAACGCGGGATTGTTGAACGATATCGTGCGAAAAACAAACGAGTGCGGCTTGTCTGA